The following are from one region of the Magallana gigas chromosome 6, xbMagGiga1.1, whole genome shotgun sequence genome:
- the LOC105329515 gene encoding uncharacterized protein — MESSTVSSLVHMIQTYGETSALKTCIEKISKKSIEQYKGENGMDVLHYAIIANNMEAVSLLFHKGIFKPPHESSSFPYLHLAARLGHKMILNMLLQERPLDNVPAVFNYKSAGDRYKDSKVADDRELGDFKQTALDLAGKSGHVGCVKTILDHCHGKFVQGKKFKGNEAYIEMACQLDSPYALCSLLSDHPSDEEIKSAVGAALKNARPECLDVLLRLRTDLSTLFEGMNLFHVLYSYTLSFDKKWYERLLAVTTILIKHGHNVGASIPFRTYPLYSLLSHSACHDFDNSSNYIIACSLLLHNAGADPNFDELQFEKDFEDMRIRSAFGRCAFSSGLHCLFQTVEHYATQMQGNRYLKVYMSKCAAVLLKHGCNPNYVGEIDSLTNQSGNSLHALCRTVVFTGVDDKLIKLLLQNGADPSVKVGSDFPVTVLTGKLLELDDEDQCLLRSTDVEHLKVMINAMTQRAIRESMAIMDHGVKEMKTSIPQKDKRFQIYDKVHMYCSELVSDVWNLKRICMQRILSLCDRKVTSILKLPLPMALKMNIVEFQ, encoded by the coding sequence ATGGAGTCATCGACTGTGTCGTCTTTGGTTCATATGATACAGACTTACGGCGAAACATCAGCATTAAAGACTTGCATCGAAAAGATCAGCAAGAAATCCATTGAACAGTATAAAGGTGAAAATGGAATGGATGTGCTGCATTATGCTATTATAGCGAATAACATGGAGGCCGTCAGTCTCTTATTTCACAAAGGTATATTTAAACCGCCCCACGAATCTTCGTCTTTCCCATACCTACACTTGGCGGCAAGACTGGgacataaaatgattttgaatatgTTGCTTCAAGAACGTCCTTTGGATAATGTTCCAGCAGTTTTCAATTATAAATCGGCCGGTGATCGTTACAAAGACAGCAAAGTTGCAGACGACAGAGAATTGGGCGATTTCAAGCAGACAGCCTTGGATTTAGCGGGGAAAAGTGGTCACGTCGGATGTGTCAAAACTATTCTAGACCACTGTCATGGGAAATTTGTGCAAGGTAAAAAATTCAAAGGCAACGAGGCTTACATTGAAATGGCGTGTCAACTCGACTCTCCCTACGCCCTTTGCTCTCTTTTATCAGACCATCCTTCGGATGAAGAAATCAAAAGTGCAGTGGGCGCTGCTTTGAAAAACGCCAGACCAGAATGTCTGGACGTGCTGTTACGACTGCGGACAGATCTGTCCACATTATTTGAAGGAATGAACTTGTTTCACGTCCTGTATTCCTACACCTTGTCTTTTGACAAGAAGTGGTACGAACGGCTACTTGCTGTGACGACAATTTTAATTAAGCATGGACATAATGTTGGAGCTTCGATACCTTTCCGCACCTATCCTTTGTACAGTCTTCTTTCTCACTCGGCATGTCATGATTTTGACAATTCCTCAAACTACATCATTGCTTGTTCCCTGTTGCTGCACAATGCAGGAGCGGATCCTAACTTCGATGAACTtcagtttgaaaaagattttgagGACATGCGGATAAGGTCTGCTTTTGGGAGATGTGCATTTTCCTCGGGGTTACATTGCTTATTTCAAACTGTCGAACATTATGCCACTCAAATGCAGGGCAACCGATACTTAAAGGTATATATGAGCAAATGTGCTGCAGTTTTACTCAAACACGGATGCAACCCAAATTACGTTGGGGAAATCGACAGTTTAACAAACCAGTCGGGCAACAGTTTGCATGCCCTCTGCCGAACGGTAGTTTTTACCGGTGTAGATGACAAACTGATCAAGCTTCTTTTACAGAATGGGGCGGATCCGAGTGTTAAAGTCGGTAGTGATTTCCCTGTAACCGTGTTAACGGGTAAACTTCTAGAACTCGATGATGAGGATCAGTGTCTTTTGCGATCTACGGATGTGGAACATCTGAAAGTCATGATAAACGCAATGACGCAAAGAGCGATTCGAGAAAGCATGGCAATAATGGACCATGGggtaaaagaaatgaaaacgtCCATACCCCAAAAAGATAAAAGGTTCCAAATTTACGACAAGGTTCATATGTATTGCTCGGAGTTGGTCTCAGATGTGTGGAATTTAAAACGGATTTGTATGCAGAGAATTTTGAGTTTGTGTGACAGAAAAGTGACCAGCATTTTGAAGTTGCCACTTCCAATGGCtcttaaaatgaacattgttgAGTTTCAATGA